The following nucleotide sequence is from Prosthecobacter sp..
CCGGATGTCTTTGCAAAAGGCGCAGGTGGGCAGGAGACCCTCGAGCGTGCGGACGCGGGCGCGCAGGGCTTGAGTCTGTTCGGACAGTTTGCCGCACAGGAAGGTGATGATGAACAGGACGGCGAGGCGCACGCCGGCGTTGATGATGGCCACGGGCAGCGTGTAGGGAATGCCCCAGGCATACTGGATGGAGAATCGAATGACACACAGGATGGCTCCCAGTACCAAGGCGGTGCGGAGTCCGCAGTTCCACGCCATCAGCGCGACGGGAATCACGAACAGGATGGGAAAGAAGACAATGGGGCCAGCCAGGTAGTCGAAGCAGGAAACCACCAAGGCGATGGCGAACAGGATCCACTGGTTGTTCCAAGGATGCCGTTCGAAAAAATATTCAGTGGGGGGTGGAGGCGGATGCTCGCTCATGGCTGCAACCCCTTAAGAAGCTGGGAATGAGCGCTGCACAAGCCCTGAATGGCTGACCTGAGGATCGGGTTCGGGCACAGTTCCGCTTCCCGGCTCAGACTTTCATCATCTCGGTCAACTGCTTGGTCGCGATGCCGATGGGGCGATCCAGCGGCACACCGGCGCAGGCGAGAATCGTGGTGAGCAGGTCGCCTTGGTTGCCCTTGGTATTAGCAAAGAAACGCCCCGTGTTGACGGAGCCGCCGCCCTTGCCGGCAATGATGAAGGGAAGATTTTCGCGGGAGTGCTTGTTGCCGTCCTCAAGGCCGGAACCCCACATCATGAGGCAGTTGTCGAGCAGGGTGCCTTCGCCCTCACGCAGGCTGGCCATCTTCTTCACCATGTAGGCGAACTGGTCGATGTTGAACTTGGTAATGGCGGCGACTTTACCGGCCTTGCCAGCCTCATTGTTGTGATGGGTTTGGGAGTGATGGGTGTCCGTGAAGCCGAGCTCCGGATAGGAAACGCCATTCGGTGTGGAGCCGATGTAGGTGCTGACGCGGGTCGTGTCGGTCTGGAAGGCCAGCACGTTGAGGTCGCACATGACCTGCATGTATTCGCTGCGCTTGTCGCCCACCGGGATCTTGATCTCGATGGATGGTGAATCGGAGGCGTTGCGTTTGCTTGAGGCGACGCCTGCTTTTTCCAAAGCGGCCTCCTTCTGGCGATACTCGATGGAGGCGATGCGGCGCTCGACGGAGCGAACACTGTCGAGATATTCATCGAGCTTGTGTTGATCGTTTTGTGGCAGCTTCTTTCGCAGATCCTTCGCGCCGCCGATGACCAGGTCCAGCATCTGGCGGTCCAGCGGGTCGGTTTGGCCTGCCTTTCCGGGCTTGTCAGACTTTCCAAACAGGCGGTTCAGCACGTTGCGCGGATTTGTCTCGGCAGGCACAGCCTGGGTGGGCGAGCGGTAGCTGCAGTGCGAGTAGTAACCTTCGTTGAGGCCTTCCTGGTTCTCCTTGTGCGTCTGCGGCATCGTCGCGAGTTCCAACGAGGGCAGGGAAGTGAGTCCGCCCATGTAATTCGCGGCGATCTGGTCCGCCGAGATGGCGATGTTGATCTGACTGCGCCTGTCCACATCCGGCAGTCGCGCAGTGAGCCAGGTGGAGAGTTCCAGCGCATGAGGTGCGCCATTGAAAGGAGAGATCGGCACGCCCGAGATGCCCTTCATCAGCAGAATCTGGTCGAGCACAGGCCGAAGCGATTCCAAAGCGGGCGGGGGTGACTTCAGAAAGCTCTCCGCTGTCGCGGGCCAGAACTGATCCATGATGACGCCATGCGGCATGTACATGAAACCGATGCGCACCGGCGGCTTGACCGCCTTGCCCCTGACGGCCTCGGCCCAGCCCATGGTTTCCAAAAGCGGCAGCGCGAGCGAGGCTCCGACGCCTTTCAAGCAGGCGCGGCGATCAATGAGGTGATTGCTTCTCATGGGCGTGTTATTGGATGCGGCGGTTCGTGAAGGGATAGCTCGTGACAATCTCGGTGATGAGCGTCTGCATGAGGTAGCCATCTTTGGCGATGGTTCCAATCAGGCGGTCCACCACGATCTCGTCGTAGCCTTCCAGCTTTCGGCACAGAGCGTAGGCCAGAAGTTTCTCGGTCAAATTACGCGCCAGATCGTCCTTTCGTGCGGCGATGATGGTCTTCAGTTCCTTCGGAGAGGAGAAGCGCTTCCCGCCAGGCAGCTCGCCTGCGGCGTCGATCTTCCCGCCTGTGTCATCCTGATCGCGCCAACGTCCGATGGCGTCGAAGTTTTCGAGACCGAAGCCGATGGGATCGAGGATCTTATGGCAGTTGGCGCAGACGGCGTTCGTGCGGTGCAGCTCGGTGCGCTGGCGCAGGGTGAGGTTCGCGACTTTCTTCTGATCCTGCTTTTCCAAAGTAGGCACGTTTGGCGGGGCAGGGGGAACATGTTGTCCCAGCACCTGCTCTAGTACCCACACGCCGCGTTTCACGGGGCTGGTTCGGTTGGGAAAGGAGGTCGTCGCCAGAATGCCGGGCATGCCGAGGATGCCGCCGCGATTCGCATTCGTTAGCTTCACCTGACGCATGGCTGGTCCGGTGACGGTTTTTTCCAGGCCGTAAAGCGTGGCCAGGGTGCCGTTGAGGAAGGTGTAATCACTGTCCACGAAGCCGACGACGCTGCGGTTCTCGCGCACGATGCTGTCAAAGAACAGCCGCGCTTCTTCATACATCGCCGTGCGCATAACGCTCGTCATCTGCGGGAACTTCGCGGTGTCGAAGGTCTTGTCTTTCAGCTCTGCCAGTCCCAACCACTGGGCTCCAAAGCCGTCAAACAAGGCTCGCGCACGACGGCCCGCGAGCAAACGCTTCGCCTGCGCTTTGAGTGTCTTCGGTTCGTGGAGTTCACCGGCATCGGCGAGTTCGGACAGCTCCGCATCGGGCATCGTCGCCCACAGCAGATAGGACAAACGAGATGCGAGTTGATGATCATCGAGCGGCACGATCTTCTGGCCCGCGTCCGCCTCCTTCGCGGGAGTGATGAAGAGGAACTGTGGGGAGACGAGCACCGCCTTGAGCATCAGGCGCAGCGATTCCGTGTAGTCGAGTTTGTTGGCGCGACCGAGATCGAAGACACCCAGCAGCGTGTCCACCTCCGCATCCGAGGGCGGGCGGCGATACGCAAGACGGGCCACTGATCGGGCGATCTTGCCCGCCTCCGTGCGTAGATCGGCTCCGGGCATGGGCAAATCACCCAACAGACGCTTCTGCACTTCCGTGGACGGTTTTCCCTTCGGGGCCAGAGTCCGGTTCAGCACTTCATTGGCGATGCCGAGATACTGCTCCGACTGCAGCGGCGAGAGCGAGTTCATGTAGCCCTCGCCCGCCACTTCATCCGGCAGTTCATTGGCCACTGCTGGATCAACGCCGAAGAGATCATGCAGCGTGTTGCCATACTCCATCTTTGTCAGGCGGCGGATCACAAAGGGGCCGGGATCGCGCGCGCTGAGGTATTTGATCTTGGCGATGCTGTCCAGGAAGCCTTGGCGCTCCGTGTCCGTCGGCTGCTTGTCCTCGTCCTCAGGCGGCATGTCATGCGCGTTCACGTTGGCGAAGGCCTGCGTCCACTTTTCGCTGAACGCCGCGTCGCCGGGCTTCCGCACCGCCACCTCGAAGTTGATCGCGCTCTTCGACTTCCGGTTCCCGTGGCATTCCACGCAGTAATTCTTCACGAAAGGCTCGACGTGCTGCTTGAAGGACTTTTTCGCATTCGCCAACTGCGCGGATGCTTCTTGGTCTTCGGCCGTCTGCGCCGGACACGAGTGAGTCAAGGCAAGCGCAAGGCACAGCAGGGACAGTGCCATCACGCCACAGCGAGGGTTTTGGATTTTGGGATTTTTGGGCTTCAAACGGGGCTTTATATGACGGGCGATGGGCCGCGGCTCTATCGGCTTTGGAACAAGCCACAGGTCGAAGGCTGTTCGGGTTTGCCGCAGAGAGGCAGAGAGCCGTGGGGCGGAGTGATTCAGAGCATGGATGCCAAGGCGGCGCGCAACTCCGATTGGGAGTGGATGGGAGCGTGATTCCACTTTCCCAACAGGTCGTTGTCGGGAGAATATCCTGCACCCTGCCGCCGCCGTTTTCTGTTCTATTGAAACCGATCTTCCATCCCTCATGAACACCGACACCCACACCATCCGTCTTCACCGCGTCCTCCGTGCCAAACCGGAGCGCGTCTATCGCGCCTTCCTGGATGCCGACGCCAAGGCCAAATGGCTGCCGCCCCACGGCTTCACCGGCAAGGTGCATCATCTCGACGCCCGGGTTGGCGGCACTTACCGGATGTCGTTCACGAATTTTACCACCGGATCGAGCCATTTCTTCGGCGGCACGTACACCGAACTCACGCCGTACACGCGCATTTGCTACACCGACACGTTCGAGGACCCAAATCTGCCTGGAGAAATGCACATCACGGTGGTGCTGAAGGAAGTCTTCTGCGGCACCGACCTGCACATCACGCAGGAAGGCGTGCCCGCCGTGATTCCGGCTTCGGCCTGCTACATGGGCTGGCACGATTCATTGACCCTTCTCGCTCAGCTCGTCGAGCCCGAGATCCCCGACCAGCCCTGAGCATCAATCGATGCTTCCATTTCCAAGCACCACTTGGGAACGAGGGGAGGGTGTGCTGCGTTAGTCGTTGCGGCCGAGCTTCGCGTTCGCATTCCACCGCGCTGAGTCCTAGCATGTGTGCCCCACTTCATGCCTGCCTCCACCGCGCTTCCCATTTGGAAAATCCACGCTGAGATCCTGCGCACATTGCAGGACGGCAATCGTTTGGTGCTCGTCGCGCCTACGGGATCGGGAAAGACGACGCAGGTGCCGCAGATGCTGCTGGATGCGGGGATCGCGGGGGAGAAGATGATCGTGGTGCTGCAACCTCGGCGGGTGGCGGCTCGCACGGTGGCGACGCGGGTGGCTTGGGAGCGTGAGGGGAAGCTGGGGGCGGAGGTGGGGTATCAGATTCGGTTTGATGATCACACGAGCGTCGGCACGCGCATCTGTTTTGTCACGGAGGGCATCCTGCTGCGCTGGCTTCAGGATGATCGCTCGCTGTCGAAGATCGGTGCCGTGGTGTTCGATGAGTTCCATGAGCGGAATCTTCTCAGCGATGTGGCGCTGGCGTTGGTGAAGCATTTGCAGCAGACGCAGCGGCCGGATTTGGCGATGGTGGTGATGTCGGCGACGCTCGATGCGGAGCCGGTGGCGGCGTATTTGGATCAATGCCCGATCCTTGTCTCCGAGGGGCAAAGTTATCCGGTGGAGGTGGGCTATCTTTCGATGCCGGATCCGCGCCCGATCACCGTGCAGGCGGCGGAGGCGGTGGAACGCATCCTTCAAGACGAAGACCCCGGCGACATCCTCATTTTCATGCCGGGGCGTGGCGAGATCCATGGCACGCTGGATGCTTTGCGCGGCCTGAGAACGCGGGAGCGTGTGGCTTGCATCCCGTTGCATGGCGAACTGGAACCGCAGGAGCAGGACCGCGCTTTTGCGCCGAACTCGCTGCGCAAAGTGATCGTCGCCACCAACGTCGCGGAGACCAGCATCACCATCGACGGCATTCGTCATGTCGTGGACAGCGGCGTGGCTCGCGTGGCTCGTTATGATGCGGAGCGCGGCATCGGCACGCTGTTGCTGGAGCCGATCAGCTGCGCCAGTGCGGATCAGCGCAAAGGCCGCGCAGGTCGCACTGCGCCGGGCACCTGTCATCGCTTGTGGACGGTGATCGGGCACAAGGACCGCGAGGAACGGAACACGCCGGAGATTCAGCGCAGCGACCTCGCCGAGGTCGTGCTGCTGCTGCACTCGCTGGGCATCCGCGAGGCCGCTGCGTTTGACTGGCTGGACAAACCCGATCCGCAGGCCGTGGTGCGAGCCGAGCGCCTGCTCACTATGCTCGGCGCTTTGCTCGATGCAGACCTCACGCCCATCGGTCGCCAAATGCTGCGCCTGCCCATGCATCCGCGCTACTCGCGCATGCTCATCGAGGCCAGCCAGCGCGGCTGCGTGCCCGATGCCGCCTTGTGCGCCGCTTTGGTGAGTGGTCGCGACTTGCTCGCCCGACTGGATCGCGATGATGCG
It contains:
- a CDS encoding DUF1592 domain-containing protein is translated as MALSLLCLALALTHSCPAQTAEDQEASAQLANAKKSFKQHVEPFVKNYCVECHGNRKSKSAINFEVAVRKPGDAAFSEKWTQAFANVNAHDMPPEDEDKQPTDTERQGFLDSIAKIKYLSARDPGPFVIRRLTKMEYGNTLHDLFGVDPAVANELPDEVAGEGYMNSLSPLQSEQYLGIANEVLNRTLAPKGKPSTEVQKRLLGDLPMPGADLRTEAGKIARSVARLAYRRPPSDAEVDTLLGVFDLGRANKLDYTESLRLMLKAVLVSPQFLFITPAKEADAGQKIVPLDDHQLASRLSYLLWATMPDAELSELADAGELHEPKTLKAQAKRLLAGRRARALFDGFGAQWLGLAELKDKTFDTAKFPQMTSVMRTAMYEEARLFFDSIVRENRSVVGFVDSDYTFLNGTLATLYGLEKTVTGPAMRQVKLTNANRGGILGMPGILATTSFPNRTSPVKRGVWVLEQVLGQHVPPAPPNVPTLEKQDQKKVANLTLRQRTELHRTNAVCANCHKILDPIGFGLENFDAIGRWRDQDDTGGKIDAAGELPGGKRFSSPKELKTIIAARKDDLARNLTEKLLAYALCRKLEGYDEIVVDRLIGTIAKDGYLMQTLITEIVTSYPFTNRRIQ
- a CDS encoding SRPBCC family protein, whose translation is MNTDTHTIRLHRVLRAKPERVYRAFLDADAKAKWLPPHGFTGKVHHLDARVGGTYRMSFTNFTTGSSHFFGGTYTELTPYTRICYTDTFEDPNLPGEMHITVVLKEVFCGTDLHITQEGVPAVIPASACYMGWHDSLTLLAQLVEPEIPDQP
- the hrpB gene encoding ATP-dependent helicase HrpB — encoded protein: MPASTALPIWKIHAEILRTLQDGNRLVLVAPTGSGKTTQVPQMLLDAGIAGEKMIVVLQPRRVAARTVATRVAWEREGKLGAEVGYQIRFDDHTSVGTRICFVTEGILLRWLQDDRSLSKIGAVVFDEFHERNLLSDVALALVKHLQQTQRPDLAMVVMSATLDAEPVAAYLDQCPILVSEGQSYPVEVGYLSMPDPRPITVQAAEAVERILQDEDPGDILIFMPGRGEIHGTLDALRGLRTRERVACIPLHGELEPQEQDRAFAPNSLRKVIVATNVAETSITIDGIRHVVDSGVARVARYDAERGIGTLLLEPISCASADQRKGRAGRTAPGTCHRLWTVIGHKDREERNTPEIQRSDLAEVVLLLHSLGIREAAAFDWLDKPDPQAVVRAERLLTMLGALLDADLTPIGRQMLRLPMHPRYSRMLIEASQRGCVPDAALCAALVSGRDLLARLDRDDAQTKAAREMFEESADSDFITLMRAYDFAKANGFSFDRCRSYGINAQVARQVEQTFQQIMHAVKQSLPGHDAKATSSDALLRCLMAGFVDQLAKRRAPGKPECDLTDQRQGQLVRESVVTDATYIVAANLRETPSRQTLLSLATAVQPAWIAEMFPQHLSTTVEHLFDAQNKRVAAMKLVRYRDLVIEQKAQQRDLDPIASGRCLAEAHRAGAFDLPLMDHRLKQFIARVNLVHATLPELEFAPFDEAAITTCLARAFTSLSLAKEAQAAPLIPAFHQHLDKGQVSWLDELAPLTTPWPSGGTIKLSYVNDAPEAQVKLQECFALTAHPTLCEGRLPVQLQLCTPDGKRLAITSDWPGFVAREWPKHRQAVAKKFPGVLWR
- a CDS encoding DUF1552 domain-containing protein is translated as MRSNHLIDRRACLKGVGASLALPLLETMGWAEAVRGKAVKPPVRIGFMYMPHGVIMDQFWPATAESFLKSPPPALESLRPVLDQILLMKGISGVPISPFNGAPHALELSTWLTARLPDVDRRSQINIAISADQIAANYMGGLTSLPSLELATMPQTHKENQEGLNEGYYSHCSYRSPTQAVPAETNPRNVLNRLFGKSDKPGKAGQTDPLDRQMLDLVIGGAKDLRKKLPQNDQHKLDEYLDSVRSVERRIASIEYRQKEAALEKAGVASSKRNASDSPSIEIKIPVGDKRSEYMQVMCDLNVLAFQTDTTRVSTYIGSTPNGVSYPELGFTDTHHSQTHHNNEAGKAGKVAAITKFNIDQFAYMVKKMASLREGEGTLLDNCLMMWGSGLEDGNKHSRENLPFIIAGKGGGSVNTGRFFANTKGNQGDLLTTILACAGVPLDRPIGIATKQLTEMMKV